CGGCGTCCACCTTGGGGAGGAGGCCCGTTCCCGAGCCCGAGACGAGGATCGCCGTCTCCACGTGGTCCAGGCCTCCTTGGTGCACTAGGGGCTGCATGCCCGTGAGCTGGCCCAGGCGGTCGGCCACCTGCAGGAGGGGGGTGGGCACGGGGAAGCGCCCCTTTACCCCAACGTCCCAGGGCGTGAGGTCCACAAGCCCGAGCTCCCGGGCCAGGACGAAGTTGTTCCCCACCTCCTCGTGGGCGTCCAGGGGCAGGTGGGCGGCATAGAGGTTGATCCCCCCTTGGAAGAGGAGCTCCAGGCGGCGCTTGTGGTGGCCCACGATGGGGAAGGGCTTTCCCCAGAAGAGGCCGTGGTGGACGAGGAGGAAGTCCACCCCCTCTTCCAGGGCCTTCCGGAAGATGGCCTCCCCGGCGTCCACCGCCGCCCCCACCTTGCACACGGTCCTCTTCCCCTCCACCTGGAGGCCGTTCAGGGAGGGGTCCTGGGGGAAGTCCCGGATCCTCAGGTAGGCGTCCAGGTAGCGCACGAGCTCGTCCCGGTCCATGGGGAAAGCTTACCCGATGCCCCCCAGGGGGCTTTGCGGGCGAATGACCGGTCAGTATGATGGCGGCATGGAGCCCGAAACCCTGCTGAAGCTCCGCTTCCTCTCCGACCTCACCCCAGGCCCCGAGGGCCTTCCCCTCTTCCTCCTCACGGAGATCCAGGAGGGGGACCCGCCCCGCTACCGCTCCCGCGTCGCCCTCTTTGACGGGGCCTTGCGCCTCCTCACCCAGGAGGAGGCGAGAAGGCCCCGCTACCGCGCCCCCTTCCTCTACTTCCTGCGCCGGGTGGGGGAGCGGGAGGAGCTTTTCCGCCTGGACCTCCGGGGGGGCGAGGCGGAGCGCCTCACGGAGACCGCCGGGGTCCTGGACTACGCCCTGGGCCCCGGGGGCGAGGTGGCCTTCCTGGCCCTGAAGGAGGCCCCCCGGCCTGGGGAGCCCCGGGTCTTCGGGGGCTGGCCCTTCAAGTTTGACGGGAGGGGGCTTCTGCCCGAGGGGAGGGTGGCCCTCTACGCCCTGGAGGAGGGCAAGGCCCGCCTCCTCCTGGACCGCTACCCCCCGCCCAAGGAGATGGTCTACGCCCCTGAGGGGCTCTATTTGGTCATGCCCGAGGACGCCCGGGCCCAGGCGGAGGGTCGGGACACCCTCTTCCTCCTCCGGGAGGGGCGGCTGGAGAAGGTCTACGGGGGCGTGGGCCCCATCTTCGCCCTGGAGTGGAGCCCGGAGGGGCTTTTCTTCCTGGGGCACGCCTTTGAGCGGGGCGGGGGCACGGAGGCGAGGCTTTACCACCTTAGGGGGGGCGAGGCCCGGGTGCTCTTTGAGGGAAGCCTCCAGAACTCCCTGAACTCCGACCTGCGCTACGGCCAGCACCCCCAGGGCCCCAGGTGGGGCGAAGACGGGGTCTACCTGGTGCGCACCGAGGCGGGGAGGGCGCGGCTTTACCGGGTGGGCCTGGACGGGAGGGCGGAGGCCCTCACCGAGGGGGGAAGCGTCCTCGCCTTCGCCCTCACGGAGCGGGGGCTTTTCCTCCTCAAGGAGGACTTCACCCACCCGGCCAGGCTCGAGGGCCCCTTGGGCCCCTTTGACCCCAACGCCGGGGTCTTGGACCTGGCCGAGCCCCTCTACACCGAGTGGACAAGCCCCGAGGGGCACAGGGTCCCGGGGTGGGTCCTCCTGCCCGAGGGGGAGGGGCCCCACCCGGTGATCCTCTACATCCACGGAGGGCCCCACACCGCCTTCGGGGCCGCCCCCATGCTGGAATTCCAGCTTTTCCGCCGGGCGGGCTACGCCGTGGCCTTCGCCAACCCCCGGGGCTCCACGGGCTACGGCCAGGACTTCGCCCTCCTGGAGGGGGAGTGGGGGGAGCGGGACGAGCGGGACCTCATGGGGTTCTTGGACCACGTCCTGGCCCACTTCCCCTTAGACCCCAAGCGGGTGGGGGTGGCGGGGGGAAGCTACGGCGGGTACATGACCAACTGGCTCACGGCCCGCTACCCCGAGCGCTTCAAGGCGGCCGTCACCGACCGGAGCATCTGCAACTGGCTGAGCTTCTTCGGGGCGAGCGACATCGGCCCCCGGTTCACCTACCTGGAGCTTGGGGCCAAGCCCTGGGAGAGGCCCGAGGTCCTTTGGGAGAAGAGCCCCCTCCGCCTGGTCCACCGGGTCCGGACCCCTACCCTCGTGGTCCACTCGGAAGAGGACCACCGTTGCCCCATAGACCAGGGGGAGACCTGGTACACCGCCCTCTTCCACCTTGGGGTGAAGACCCGCTTCTTTAGGGTGCCCGAGGAAGGCCACGAACTTTCCCGCTCGGGGCGGCCCGACCGCCGCCTGGCCCGGCTTCGGGCCTACCTGGACTGGTGGCGGGAAAACCTGTAAAACCGCCTGCCTCCTTCGCCGGGTAGGGCGGGGGAGGCAGGAGGGTTTTCCCGGGGGGCTTCAGGCCTGGCTTTCCGCCACGGGCTCGGGGATGGGGCCGAAGGCCTCCTCGTAGCGGGCGATGTTCTCCGCGAGGCTACGGAGGAGGGCCTTGGCGTGCTGGGGGCTCGTGATGATCCGGCTCACCACCAGGGCCCCCCCCTGGGGCTGGAGCAGGGCGAAGTCCAGGATGAACTCGTTTTTGGTGTGGGCGATGAGGGCCAGGTTGGCGTAGCGGCCCTGGGCCACGTCCTTGTCAATGTGGATGTCCAGCTTCAGCTCGTTCATGCTAACGCCTCCCTCAATGCGCGGGCGCGCTCCCTTGAGGGTCACCCGGGCCCGGCCCAGGTCCTGGAGGTCCTCCAGCAGGAGGAGAAGGTGGTGGCCGGCCACGGGGGCCAGGAAGAGGGCGCCCTCGGGGTACTCTACCACGAGCTCCGCCACCTCCTCTCCCTCGCTTTGGGCCAGGGCCACGCCCAGGCCCAAAAGGGCGGCGGCCCGCTCCGCCGCGCCGGAGGCCTCCCCCACCGCCTCCAGGAGGAGGCCGTCGGGGCGGAGCAGGGCCACTCCGCGGATGCCCCGCGCCAAAAGGCCCTCGAGGAGCTCCCTCAGCCTTCCCTCCACGCCTCCTCCAACCTCAAGGCGATGCGGGAAAGCTCCTGTCCCACGGCCTTGCGGTTCAGGCCCCGGTGGACCACCGCCCCCAGGAGAAACTCCCCCACCCGGACGGCCAGGACCTCCCGGTCCTCCGTGGCCAGGGTGAAGCGGAGGACCTTCCCGCCCAGGGCCTGGGCCAGGGGGTCCATGCGCCGCGCCAAGGCGGCGAGCTCCGCCGCCAGGGCCTCGGCGGAAGGCGGCCCCTTGCCCAAGGCCTCAATGACCAGGCCGTCCATCCCCGTGAACACCGCCTGGTCCACGCCCAAGGCCGACAAGCCCGTCAAGTAGGCCATGCCACCACCCCCCCTGCCCGGTCCAGAAGGCGCCGGGCGGCCAGCCGCGCCTGGCCCAGGTTGGCCTCTGGGGTGAGGAGGAGAAGGAGGAAGAGGGGTTCCGGGTCCTGGGTGCGCATGCTTCTCAGGTAGCCTACCACGCCCGTTCCCCCCACCAGGAGCTCGCCCACCTCCTCCGCCCCTAGGCTTCGGGCGTAGGCCGCCCGGGCCTGCCGCCACAAGGCGGCGTGCTCCGCCACGGCGGCCTCGAGGTCCAGGGGGCGCTTCCTCACCCCCTCCACCAGGAGGCCGTCCGGGGTGCCGATGGCCGCCGCCAGGCTCCCCTCCACCCGGTCCAGCAGGTCTTGGAGAAGCTCGGGTCCGATCCGCATCCCTAGACGGGCCGCCTCCCCTCCAGGGCCCGGCCCAGGGTCACCTCGTCGGCGTACTCCAGGCTCCCCCCCACGGGGAGGCCGTAGGCGGGCCGGGTCACCCGCACCCCCCGCCGCTTCAGCTCCTCGGCGAGGTAGAGGGCGGTGGCCTCCCCCTCCACGGTCATGGAGGTGGCGAGGACCACCTCCTCCACGCCTTCCAGCCGCCGGAAGAGCCCCTCCAGGTTGAGCTCCTTGGGGCCGATGCCCTCCAGGGGGTTCAAGGCCCCTCCCAGGACGTGGTAGAGGCCCCGGAACTCCCCGCTCCGCTCCAGGGCGTACAGGTCGGCCACGCTCTCCACCACGGCGAGGAGGGAGCGGTCCCGGTCCTCGTCCTGGCAGATGGGGCAGAGCTCCCCCTCGGCCAGGTTGCCGCACTCGCGGCAGGCCTGGACCCGCTTGAGCCCCTCCAGGGCCTCCGCCAGGGCCTCGGCCTCCTCCTTGTGGAAGGCGAGGTGAAGGGCCAGGCGCTGGGCCGTCTTGGGGCCGATGCCGGGGAGGCGGGAGAGGGCCCGGGTGAGCTTGAGGAGGCTTTCCGGGTAGCGCATCTAAAAGAGCTTCCCCAGCATCTGCCCCACGCCCCCGAGCTCCTTGGCCATCTCCTTCTCCGAGAGCTCGTGGGCCTTGGTCTGGGCGTCCTGAATGGCCACCAGAAGGAGGTCCTCGAGGCCCTCGGGGTCGTCCTGGAAGGCCTTGAGGGCCTCGGGCTTGAGCCTCAGGGCGAGGATCCTCCCGTGGCCGTTCGCCTCCACCTCCACGAGCCCCTGGGCCGAGCCCACCACGGTCATCCGCTCCAGGCGCTCCTGCACCTCGGCGGCCTTCTTCTGGGCCTTCTGCGCTTCCTTGAGAAGCTTCTGGAAGTTCATCGTCTCTCCCCTACTGAGTATAGTGGAAGGCATGGAGCGCCCAAGGAGGCTTCGGTCCCCCCTGCTCCGCCCCCTGGTGGCCGAGGTGGAGCTTTCCCCAAAGCACCTCATCCTCCCTCTCTTCGTGAAGGAGGGCGGGGAGAAGGAGGAGGTTTCCTCCATGCCCGGGGTCTTCCGCCACCCCCTCGCAGGGCTTCCCCGGGTGGCGGAGGAGGCCTTGAAGGCGGGCCTCGGCGGGGTCATCCTCTTCGGCGTCCTGCCCCAGGAGGCCAAGGATCCCCTGGGGAGGGGGGCCTACGCCGAGGACGGGGTGGTGCAGCGGGCCATACGGCTCCTCAAGCGGGAGTTCCCCGAGCTTCTCGTCGTGGCCGACACCTGCCTTTGCGAGTACACGGACCACGGCCACTGCGGCGTGGTGAAGGAGGGTCCCCTGGGCTTCTACGTGGACAACGACGCCACCTTGGACCTCCTCGCCAGGACCGCCCTCTCCCAGGCCCAGGCGGGGGCGGACGTGGTGGCCCCGAGCGCCATGATGGACGGGCAGGTTAGGGCCATCCGGGAGGCCCTGGACCGGGGAGGGTTCGCCCACGTGCCCATCCTCTCCTACGCGGTGAAGTACGCCTCCGCCTTCTACGGGCCCTTCCGGGAGGCGGCCCAAAGCGCCCCGGGCTTCGGGGACCGCTCCGGCTACCAGATGGACCCCCGGGCGGGCCTCTGGGACGCCCTTCGGGAGGCGGCCTTGGACGACCTGGAAGGGGCGGACATGCTCATGGTGAAGCCCGCCCTGCCTTACCTGGACGTGCTCCATGCCCTGAAGGGACGCTTTGCCAAGCCCCTCTTCGCCTACCAGGTCTCCGGGGAGTACGCCATGCTCAAGGCCGCGGCCCTCAAGGGGTGGCTGGACGAGAGGCGGGCCGTGCTGGAAAGCCTCTTCGCCCTGCGCCGGGCCGGGGCCCAGGGGATCCTCACCTACTACGCCCTCGAGGCCGCCCGCTGGCTTAGGGAGGCCTAAGTGGCCACGCGTTATTTCGCAACAGGGGTTACCCAAAGCAAGGCTGGGGAAGCTCCCTTTTGGGGCCCCCGCCGCGGCGGGGTGCTTAGACCTCCTTGGGCCTCGGGGCGGGGATGCCCCCGGTGAGGAAGGCGTAGCCCGCGGCGAGGGCCACCATGGCCCCTGCGAGGAGGAAGACCCTGGGGGCGCCCAAGGGTTCCTCCAAGGCCCCGCCCCACATGGTGCCGAGGAGGACGGCGGCGTTCATCACCGCGCTGAAGGCGGCGAAGATCCGCCCCCGCATCTCCTGGGGGGTGTTGAGCTGGAGGATGGAGCGGGCGGGCACGATGAAGGCCATGTTGAGGAAGCCGCTCACGAAGAAGGCGGCGAGGACCCAGGCGTAGACGGGGAAGAGCCCCACCGAGGCCTCAAAGACCCCGAAGAGGAGAAGGGCGAGGAGGAAGAGGCGCTCCCGGGGGATCCGCCTCAGGAGGTAGGGGAGGCCCACGCCCCCCAGGATGGCCCCCAGGGCCATGGCCGCCTCCATGAAGCCGAACCCCGCCGAACCCACCCCGAGCCACTTGAGGGCCAGGACCACCCCCAAGGCGGTCTCCACCGAGCCGAAGGCGGCGGCGGCGAAGAGGGTGCCCACGGTGCGGCGGACGGCGGGCTGGCGGAAGAGGTGGCCCAGGCCCTCCTTCACCCGCTCCAGGTACCCCGCCTTGGGCAGGGCCTGGGGCTTCAAGGGGGGAAGGCCGGTGAGGAGAAGGCCCGAGGCCAGGTAGGTGAGGGCGTCCAGGTAGAAGGCGTAGGCGGGGCCCACCCAGGCCACCAGAACCCCGGCCGCCCCCACGAAGAGGACCTCGGAGATGCGGTCGGCGAGGAGGATGAGGCCGTTGGCCTCGTCCACCTCCTCCTCGGGCACCAGGTCGGGAACCACGGCGTTTTGGATGGGGTCGTGGAGGTCCCGGAGGAGCTCCATGAGGAAGACGAGGAGGAGGAGTGCGGGAAGGCTCTTGGCCCCGAGGAGGGGGATGAGGGCCACGAGGGGGGCCCTGAGGAGGTCCGACCAGACCAGAAGCCGCTTCCGGTCCTGGGTGTCGGCCCAGGCGGAAAGCAGGGGGGAGAAGACCACGGTGCCGAGGAGCTGGGTGCCCAGCACCAGGGAGACCCAGAGGGCGTTTTCCGTGAGCAGGTAGACGAGGACGAGGAGGGCCACCCGGTGGACCTTGCTCCCCGCTTGGGAGACCAAATAGGCCGCCACCAGGCGGGCGAAGGCCTTATGACGCAAGACCCGCATCGCTGCTCCTTGGAGGGGATTATACCTTGGCCTTTCTCCAGGTCAAGGGAGCGAGAGGAGGGTGTAGGCCAGGCGGCGCCCTTCCCGGGCCAGGACCAGGGCCTTTCCCCCCAGGCGGTAGACCAGGAGGTCTTTTAGCCGCCTCGGCACCTCCCCCGCCTGGCCCAAGTAGACGGCGTCCTCCTTCAGGCGCACGGAGAGGACGTGCTGGTCCACCTTCAGGGCCTGGGGCTCGGGGGTCAAGGCCAGGAAGTGGACCTCCCCCCCGAGGGTCTCCCGGGTGGGGGGGCGGCGGCCCAGGTACTCCCGGAGGGCTTGGCCCAGGGTTTGGGCCTCCGCCTCCAGGCCCAGGGCCTGGCCCACCTCTTGGAGGAGGGGAAGGGGGTCGGCCTGGCCCAGGCGCTTGAGGGTGAGGTCCAGGCCCTTGCGGGCGAAGTCCTGGAGGGCCTCTTCCGGCGCTTTGCGGTACTTCTCCGCCAGGGCGGGGCCGAAGGCCTGGGCCTGGAACTCGCCTTTGAGGCGGGCGGAAAGCCCCCTCAGGAGCCGGAGGTAGGCGTAGTCCTTTCCCGGGTGGAGGAGGTAGGCGAGGAGCCTTCCCTCGGACAGAAGCTCGTAGAGGCGGAGGCCGCTTCGGGCCTCGAGCCTCAGGTGGAGGAGGTCGTTTTCCCGCACCGCCCACACCTCCAGGTCCTCCCAGGGGAGGACGAGGGTGTCCTCCAGGGGGTGGTCCTCCCCCTCGAGGCCCAGGTACCAGGCGCCCTCCGCGTGGCTCAGGATGAGGGTGAGGGGGCCGAGGACCACAGGGCCCGGGGCGAGGCGCAGGGTGAGGAGGCCCTCCTCCTCTTGCCCGGGCTCGGGGACCCTGGGCCAGGGGGTCTCCCCCTGGGGGGTGGGGAGGAGGCTGAGGAGGGCGACCACCTTCTCCAGGGCCACGCGGAACCGCCCCTTCTCCTCCTCCAAGAGGAGCTCCCGCCGCCTCGCCTCCTGGGCCGCCTTGCGCAGGCGCTCCTCCAGCTGGGCCACCTCCTTCTCGCCCGCGCCCAGGCGGCGGGCCTCCTCCAGGGCCCGGCGGAGGGCGGGGAGGTCGGGCTTCGGCGGGAGGTTGTAGGCCCCCTCCCACTCCAGGAGGCGGTTCAGGAAGCGCCGGACGTAGGTGCGCGTCTCCTCCGGGGGAAGGGGGAGGAGCTTGGGAAGCTCCCGCGCCGTCTCCAGGAAGTCCACCACCAGGGCCTGGGCCACCTTGGGGTCGTCCAGGTCCATGAGCGTGTCGGAGAGGGAGGGGATGGGACGGGTGGGGACGAAGCGGGAGAGGTTGAAGTCCCTCTTGAACCCCGGGGTCTCCCGGTAGAGGGCGAAGTTGTCCAGGAAGGCGTGGATAAGCCGGAGCTCCTCCCGCCTCCCCGCGAGGAGGGCCTCGAGGCGGGCCTTCACGTCCCGCTCCACCTGGAGCCGCCACACCTTGAGGGCTAGGGCGGCCAGGGGGCTCGCCTCCGGAGGCGGGGGCTCGGGCTCCTCGGGCACGGCGATGGCGGGGAGCTCCACGGGGGCTTGGGCCTCGGGGGCGAGGGCCCGCCTTTGGGCGCGGAAGCGGGCGTCCGCCTGGCGGAAGCGCTTGGCCAAGGGCCCCGGCAGGCGGGACTGGATGAGGAGTTGGCGGAGCCTTAGGAGGGCCTGCTTCCCCCCTTTAGGCGTGCGGCCCTGGAGGAGGTCCTCCACCCGGTACTCGTAGAGGTCCACCAGGTCGTCCAGGTGGTCCACGGCTCCATCCTATACAATAGAGCCGATGCGCATCGCTCCCCGGCTGAGCGTGGCCGCTGTTTCCCACGTGGGCCGCCGCCAGAACAACGAGGACTTCCACCGGGTCCTCCCCCTGGAGACGCCGGCAGGGCTTTTGCTCCTCCTCGCGGTGGCCGACGGGATGGGGGGCCTCGAGGCCGGGGAGTGGGCGAGCAAACTCGCCATTGAGGCCCTTTCCGAGGTGGCCCGGGGCTACGCGGAGCACCTCCAGAGCGGCCGCCCCGCCGTGGGCCTTGCCCGGGTCATGGAGAAGGGTTTCCTCCTGGCCCGGCGCCGGGTGGAGCGGGAGGCGGGGCGGCCCGAGCGCCGGGGGATGGGCACCACCCTCACCGCCTTCCTCTACGCCGACTGGCTCAAGGAGGGGGTGGTGGGGCACATCGGCGACTCCCGGGCCTACCGCTTCGGCCCCACCGGGGTTTTTCGCCTCACCGAGGACCACTCCTGGGTGGCGGAACGTCTGAAGGAGGGGGTCCTCACCCCCACGGAGGCGGAGCGCCACCCCTACCGCAACGTCCTCACCCGGGCCCTGGGCCTTCCCGAGGCGCGCTTTGACCTCGTGGAGGTGCGCCTCGCCCCGGGGGAGGGGGTGCTTCTCGTGACCGACGGGCTCTACGGGCACGTACCCGAGGAGGAGTGGCGGCTTGGGCGGGACCTCCAGGCGAGCCTGGAGGCCATGGTGGCCGAGGCCTTGCGGCGGGGCGGGGACGACAACGTCACCGCCGTGGCCCTGCGGGTGGAGTGATGGCCCTGCTCCTCGCTGCCCTCCTCGTCCTCCTCACGGTCCTCCTGGCCGTTCGCCTCCCGGCCTGGGCCTCGGCCCTTCTCCTCGGCCTTCTCGCCGGGAGCGGGTACGCCCTGGGGGTCCGCTCGGAGGCCTTGCCCGCCGGGGCGCTCCTCTTGCTCGGGGCCCTCGCTGCGCCCCGCCTCTACTTGGGCCCGAGGCGGCGGAAGCGGCCCGAGCGGCGGCCCCCAGGCCCAAAGCGCCCCGCCGCGGCGGGGACCACGGCCGAGCGGGAGGCCCTCTCCCAGCGGTACGAGATCCTGGAGAAGGTGGGCCTCGGGGGGATGGCCACCGTCTACAAGGCCAAGGACCGCAAGACGGGCCGCTTGGTGGCCCTGAAGGTTCCCCAGGAGCGCTTTCTCGGGGACCCCAGGTTCGTGCGCCGTTTCCACCGGGAGGCTGAGGTCCTTACCCGCATGGACCACCCCAACATCGTCAAGGTCTACGACCACGGTCAGGTGGAGGGCGTCCACTACATCGCCATGGAGTTTCTGGACGGGGAGGGGCTGGACAAGCTCATAGAGGAGAGGCGCCTCTCCCTTAGGCAGGCGGCGGCCATCCTGGCCCGGGTGGCGGACGCCCTGAGGCACATCCACGCCCAGGGCATCGTCCACCGGGACATCAAGCCGGGGAACATCATGGTCCTCAAGGGGGCCTTGAGGGAGGAGGGGGTGGACCCCAGAGGGGTGCGCCTCATGGACTTCGGCATCGCCGCGGGCCGGGTGCTCACCCGCCTCACCATCACCGGGGCCCGGATCGGCACCCCCGTGTACATGAGCCCGGAGCAGGCCAAGGGGCAGAAGCTGGACCACCGCTCGGACATCTATTCCCTGGGGATCGTCCTCTACGAGGCCCTCACCGGCCAGCCCCCCTTCACCGGGGGGTACGAGACGGTGATCCATCAGCAGATCTTCCAGATGCCCACGCCCCCCAAGCAGCTCAGGCCCGAGATCCCCCAGGCCCTTTCCGACCTGGTCCTGAGGATGCTGGAGAAGGACCCCGCCAAGCGGCCGGGCCTGGACGAGGTGGTGCGGGTCCTCGAGGGCCCCTGGGAGGAGGAGCGCGAGCTTTCCGAGGCCCAGTACCTCCTGGTGGCCGTGGAGGCGAAGAAGGGGGCGGTGCGCCTCTTGGACCTGGGGGGCACCCCGGCCCGCCTCCTCTCCGGGGTGGGGTCGGGGGCGGGGCAGTTCCCCTCGCCTCCCTTGGCCGTGGCCGCCGATCCTGGGGGGGGGATCTGGGTCGCCGTCTTCCAGCACGGGGAGAAGCTCCTCCACCGCCTCTCCCCTCAAGGGGAGGTCCTCCTCTCCACTGGGCCCTACGGGATGAAGCCGGGGGAGTTCCTCCTCCCCGTGGGGCTCGCCGTCCTCGAGGACCAGGTCTTCGTCTTGGACGGGGAGACGGCCACGGTGAGCCGGCTGGACCTCGCGGGGCGGTACCAGGGCCGCTTCGGGGGCCAGGGGCTTGGGCGGGGCACCTTCCGAGACCCCAAGGCCCTGGTGGCGGCCGAGGGGCACCTCTTCGTCCTGGACTACGGCAACCGGCAGGTGCAGCGCCTCACCCCCGAGGGGGCGTACCTCTCCCGCTACGCCTTCCGCCGCTCCCGCGAGGACGGGGCCCTTAGGCTCCTCGGGGGGCTGGGGGCGGGGGAGGGCCGGCTCTACCTTTACGACGTGGAGGCGGTCAAGGTCCGGGTGTTGGACCTCTCGGGGCGGCTTCTCGCCTCCTACCCCCTGCCCCTTCTGGAGGGGGAGGACCGGATGAGCCTGGTGGAGCTCCTTCCCGTGGGCCGGGTCCTATACGCCGCCCGCCGGGGCTCTAGCCGCATCCACCGGATCTCCCTGGACACCGGGGAGGCCCTTCCGCCCTTGGAGGTCTACGCGCCCGTGCGGGGCCTGGCCCTTTGGAGGCGGACGCCGTGAGGGTGCTTCTGGTGGAGGACGACCCCGGGGTGCGGGAGGCCTTGGAGCTCGGCCTTTCCCTGGAGGGGCACGAGGTGCGGGCCGTGGACCGGCCCGAGGAGGCCTTGGGCCTTCTTTCTTGGGCCGAGGTGGTGGTTTTGGACGTGCTGTTGCCCCAGGGAGACGGGTTTTCCCTTTTGCGCGCGATCCGGGAGCGCTCCGAGGTCCCCGTCCTCATGCTCACCGCCTTGGACGGGGTGGAGTGGCGGGTGAAGGGCCTTAGAGAGGGGGCGGACGACTACCTGGTGAAGCCCTACAGCCTCCAGGAGCTTTTGGCCCGCCTCGAGGCCCTGGTCCGCCGGGCGCGGAGGCGCGAGGAGGTCCTCGCCTACAAGGACCTCCGCCTCTACCCCCGGCGCATGGAGGCCTTCCGCGGGGAAAGGCGCCTCGCCCTCTCCCCCAAGGCCTTCCTCCTCCTGAAGGCCTTCCTCGAGGCCCCGGAGGAGGTTCTGTCCAAGGAGGCCCTGATGCGGAAGGTCTGGGGGGAGGAGGTGGAGCCCGCCACCTTGGAGGTCCACCTCTCCGCCCTGAGGAAGGCCTTGGGGGAGCCCAGCCCCATCCAGACGGTGCGCGGGTATGGCTACCGCCTTTTCCTCCCTGAGGGCTAGGCTCTTCGCCCTCCTCCTCCTCGCCCTTTTCCTCCTCCTTGCCCCCTTGGCCTGGCTTTCCGCCCGGGAGGCGGAGCGGGCCGCGAGCGAGGACCTGAGGCGGGCCCTCTACACCCGGCTTTACCTCCTCCAGGCGGAGGGGATCCGGGACGAGGAGCGGCTTCTTCGGGAGCTTTTCCGCCTGGCCCAGCTCTTCGGGGGCGGGGTGGGGTTTGTCCTCCGGGAGGGAGAGGCCCGCTTCACCCAGCTCGGGGACTGGCCTTTACCCCCCGGGCTTCCCGCGGCCTTGGCGGCGGAAGGGGTCTACCAGGGGGTCTTTCGGGGGACGCTCTATGTGGCCCTGGCCCAAGGAGGGCTCGCCTACGGCCTTGCGGTGCCCCTGGAAGGGGTTTCCGGGCTCGGCCGGCGCCTCCTCGCCCGCTACGCCCTCTGGGGCGGGGGGCTTTTGCTTGGGGTCTTCCTCCTCGCCGCCCTCGCCCTTTCCTGGGCCCTCCGTCCCCTCCGGGACCTGGAGAAGGCCTTGCGGGCCCGGGCGCCCGAGGACCTGAGCCCCCTCCCCGACCCGGGCCTGGCCGAGCTGAAGCCGGTGGTGGCGGCGCTGAACGCCCT
This region of Thermus thermophilus genomic DNA includes:
- a CDS encoding protein kinase domain-containing protein, whose protein sequence is MALLLAALLVLLTVLLAVRLPAWASALLLGLLAGSGYALGVRSEALPAGALLLLGALAAPRLYLGPRRRKRPERRPPGPKRPAAAGTTAEREALSQRYEILEKVGLGGMATVYKAKDRKTGRLVALKVPQERFLGDPRFVRRFHREAEVLTRMDHPNIVKVYDHGQVEGVHYIAMEFLDGEGLDKLIEERRLSLRQAAAILARVADALRHIHAQGIVHRDIKPGNIMVLKGALREEGVDPRGVRLMDFGIAAGRVLTRLTITGARIGTPVYMSPEQAKGQKLDHRSDIYSLGIVLYEALTGQPPFTGGYETVIHQQIFQMPTPPKQLRPEIPQALSDLVLRMLEKDPAKRPGLDEVVRVLEGPWEEERELSEAQYLLVAVEAKKGAVRLLDLGGTPARLLSGVGSGAGQFPSPPLAVAADPGGGIWVAVFQHGEKLLHRLSPQGEVLLSTGPYGMKPGEFLLPVGLAVLEDQVFVLDGETATVSRLDLAGRYQGRFGGQGLGRGTFRDPKALVAAEGHLFVLDYGNRQVQRLTPEGAYLSRYAFRRSREDGALRLLGGLGAGEGRLYLYDVEAVKVRVLDLSGRLLASYPLPLLEGEDRMSLVELLPVGRVLYAARRGSSRIHRISLDTGEALPPLEVYAPVRGLALWRRTP
- a CDS encoding response regulator transcription factor is translated as MRVLLVEDDPGVREALELGLSLEGHEVRAVDRPEEALGLLSWAEVVVLDVLLPQGDGFSLLRAIRERSEVPVLMLTALDGVEWRVKGLREGADDYLVKPYSLQELLARLEALVRRARRREEVLAYKDLRLYPRRMEAFRGERRLALSPKAFLLLKAFLEAPEEVLSKEALMRKVWGEEVEPATLEVHLSALRKALGEPSPIQTVRGYGYRLFLPEG